A genome region from Triticum aestivum cultivar Chinese Spring chromosome 2B, IWGSC CS RefSeq v2.1, whole genome shotgun sequence includes the following:
- the LOC123039573 gene encoding ubiquitin-conjugating enzyme E2-24 kDa — protein MNRFVFTTQLNLKKKKEERDTATVHAGASAAWKTPVPPPPPLRIHPHLLLRHAHLRKDKAPPAATASAPAIKLRPLAGPPLLSPSGPRLSPPSFVLRFQVHRAPSPLRLRGRAAPRGRGARPSGGGTGGVRQLRELVLDSCLSSPRVWGGDSSPVLASPRLASGPVGEDSFHWQATIMGSLDSLFTGGLFLVNIHFPPDYPFKPLKVSFRTKVFHPNINSNDNICLDILKEQCPALTISKVLLSICSLLTDPNPNDPLVPEIAHIHKTDWAKYESTTRSLTQKYAMGGCIGKQCRESSSHL, from the exons ATGAACCGATTTGTTTTCACCACGCAATTAAatttaaagaaaaaaaaagaggaaagagaCACGGCAACGGTACACGCAGGGGCATCAGCTGCGTGGAAAACTCCCgttccgccgccgcccccgctccgGATCCACCCTCACTTATTATTACGCCACGCGCACCTCCGCAAGGACAAGGctccgcccgccgccaccgcctccgcccCGGCTATAAAGCTCCGCCCTTTGGCCGGCCCGCCCCTCCTCTCTCCGTCCGGGCCGCGCCTCTCGCCTCCTTCCTTCGTCCTCCGGTTCCAAGTCCACCGTGCTCCCTCTCCTCTCCGCCTGCGGGGCCGCGCCGCTCCCCGGGGGCGTGGGGCGCGGCCAAGTGGCGGGGGCACCGGCGGCGTGCGCCAGCTGCGCGAGCTCGTCCTTGACTCGTGCCTCTCCTCCCCTCGCGTCTGGGGAGGCGATTCGTCCCCGGTTCTTGCCTCTCCTCGTCTCGCGTCTG GTCCTGTAGGTGAGGACAGTTTCCACTGGCAGGCCACTATCATGGGATCCTTGGACAGCCTGTTTACCGGTGGTCTATTTTTGGTGAACATACATTTCCCACCGGATTATCCCTTCAAGCCCCTGAAG GTCTCTTTCCGCACCAAGGTGTTCCACCCAAACATTAACAGCAACGACAACATTTGCCTTGACATTCTCAAGGAACAGTGCCCGGCTTTGACCATATCAAAG GTCCTCCTGTCAATCTGTTCGTTGCTGACGGACCCCAACCCCAATGATCCTCTGGTGCCTGAGATCGCTCACATTCACAAGACTGATTGGGCCAAGTATGAGTCCACAACACGCTCCTTGACACAGAAGTATGCCATGGGTGGATGTATAGGCAAGCAATGTCGAGAGAG TTCTTCTCACCTATAG